In Janibacter sp. CX7, a single genomic region encodes these proteins:
- a CDS encoding aspartate carbamoyltransferase catalytic subunit, producing the protein MTRHLLSVADLDDDALRAVLDTAAEMHEVQHREVKKIPTLRGRTVINLFFEDSTRTRSSFEIAGKWMSADTINITGKGSSTSKGESLRDTVRTIAAMGVDAIVMRHQASGAAHQVARWFDESSTPTSVVNAGDGTHEHPTQALLDAYTIERRLGSLEGKRVAIVGDVTHSRVFRSNVLALPRMGAEVTVVAPPTLMPSGATAWAQAEGFALSDDLDEVIASGVDALMMLRVQRERMSGGFFPTAREYTVGYGLTRDRLAALTAANPEAVICHPGPMNRGLEIAADAADAASSLVLDQVSSGVAVRMSVLYHLLASGPTTKGGAA; encoded by the coding sequence ATGACCCGCCACCTGCTCTCCGTCGCCGACCTCGACGACGACGCCCTGCGGGCGGTCCTCGACACCGCCGCCGAGATGCACGAGGTGCAGCACCGCGAGGTCAAGAAGATCCCGACCCTGCGCGGGCGCACCGTCATCAACCTCTTCTTCGAGGACTCCACCCGCACCCGCTCCTCCTTCGAGATCGCGGGCAAGTGGATGAGTGCCGACACGATCAACATCACCGGCAAGGGCTCCAGCACGTCGAAGGGGGAGTCCCTCCGCGACACCGTGCGCACCATCGCGGCCATGGGGGTCGACGCGATCGTCATGCGCCACCAGGCCTCCGGTGCGGCCCACCAGGTCGCGCGGTGGTTCGACGAGTCGAGCACGCCGACGAGCGTGGTCAACGCCGGCGACGGCACCCACGAGCACCCCACGCAGGCACTGCTCGACGCCTACACGATCGAGCGCCGGCTGGGTTCGCTCGAGGGCAAGCGGGTCGCGATCGTCGGCGACGTGACGCACAGCCGCGTCTTCCGCTCCAACGTGCTGGCCCTGCCCCGCATGGGTGCCGAGGTGACCGTGGTCGCCCCGCCGACGCTCATGCCGAGCGGCGCGACCGCGTGGGCGCAGGCCGAGGGCTTCGCCCTGAGCGACGACCTCGACGAGGTCATCGCCTCCGGGGTCGACGCGCTGATGATGCTGCGCGTGCAGCGCGAGCGGATGTCCGGCGGCTTCTTCCCCACGGCCCGCGAGTACACGGTCGGCTACGGCCTGACCCGCGACCGCCTCGCCGCGCTGACGGCGGCCAACCCCGAGGCGGTCATCTGCCACCCCGGCCCGATGAACCGTGGCCTCGAGATCGCCGCCGACGCGGCCGACGCGGCGAGCAGCCTGGTCCTCGACCAGGTGAGCTCCGGCGTCGCCGTGCGGATGAGCGTCCTCTACCACCTGCTGGCCTCCGGCCCGACGACGAAGGGGGGCGCGGCATGA